Proteins from a single region of Alphaproteobacteria bacterium LSUCC0719:
- the alr gene encoding alanine racemase, with translation MPGTMISDAPDFGHADSVITIDIGAVVANWRYLDSLSGNRTETAAVVKADAYGLGAATLAPALATAGCRTFFVMSLAEARALRAALNLALPDVGQGECRIFVLGGCHPGQEADFISAEIMPVINSLDQLMRWREASLSSAEGSPPGAALHVDTGMTRLGLDPDETAWLLDRIDGGENPLADMGVQLLMSHLSAGEDLADDANDSQLASFGRLCAALPDLPASLANSGGTLRGGAFHMALNRPGIALYGLHPAGLDGTAEQTAQAGDLRPAVVWQARILQRRNARAGDRIGYNGTHQLTRDSRIFTLGVGYADGYPRSLGNRAMVTIAGMPAPVIGRVSMDSITVDVTDLDDRRLATASHAEILGDGYPLARMAHDAGTIGYEILTQLGRRPLRRFITS, from the coding sequence ATGCCCGGCACCATGATCTCCGATGCGCCAGATTTCGGCCATGCCGACAGCGTGATCACCATTGATATTGGTGCCGTTGTTGCGAACTGGCGTTATCTCGACAGTCTTTCAGGGAACCGGACGGAAACGGCAGCCGTGGTCAAGGCCGACGCCTATGGACTTGGTGCCGCCACGCTGGCACCGGCGCTGGCGACAGCCGGATGCCGGACCTTTTTCGTCATGTCGCTTGCGGAAGCCCGCGCACTTCGCGCGGCACTCAACTTGGCGCTGCCCGACGTGGGACAGGGTGAATGCCGTATATTTGTCCTTGGTGGCTGTCACCCCGGACAGGAAGCAGATTTCATCAGCGCCGAAATCATGCCGGTGATCAACAGCCTTGATCAGCTGATGCGCTGGCGTGAGGCAAGCCTGTCATCCGCTGAAGGGTCGCCGCCCGGTGCCGCGCTGCATGTCGATACCGGGATGACGCGGCTTGGCCTCGATCCGGACGAGACAGCATGGCTTTTGGACCGCATCGATGGTGGCGAAAATCCGCTTGCCGATATGGGTGTGCAGCTTCTGATGAGCCATCTGAGTGCTGGTGAAGACCTTGCCGATGACGCCAATGACAGCCAGCTTGCCAGCTTCGGTCGCCTGTGCGCCGCGCTTCCGGATCTGCCGGCCAGCCTTGCCAACAGTGGCGGCACACTTCGGGGCGGCGCCTTCCACATGGCGTTGAACCGGCCTGGCATCGCCCTTTATGGTCTTCACCCGGCAGGTCTCGATGGTACAGCCGAACAGACAGCACAGGCCGGCGATCTTCGCCCCGCAGTTGTCTGGCAGGCGCGCATCCTGCAACGTCGCAACGCCCGTGCCGGTGACCGGATCGGGTATAACGGCACCCATCAGCTGACCCGCGATTCCCGTATTTTCACGCTTGGTGTCGGCTATGCGGACGGCTATCCCCGCAGCCTTGGCAACCGGGCAATGGTCACGATCGCCGGCATGCCGGCACCGGTGATCGGGCGGGTTTCGATGGACAGCATCACCGTCGATGTCACCGACCTTGATGATCGACGTCTGGCCACCGCCAGTCACGCCGAAATCCTCGGTGACGGCTATCCCCTGGCCCGAATGGCGCATGACGCCGGCACCATCGGCTATGAAATCCTGACCCAACTTGGCCGCCGGCCCTTACGCCGCTTTATCACGTCATGA
- a CDS encoding replicative DNA helicase translates to MSEETSNIEAFPGGMATVGGIPTARQLPNNLPAEQNLLGALLLDNDVMERIDDRLRAEHFYDPLHGRIFATMMRLIDRGQLANPVTLKTFFSATEAGQTTEIEDYLGELADGVISLAQAPDYSATIYETHLRRELIRIGDDVITDANHPDVDVSAMTQIETAEAKLFQLAEAGEASVGLKSFEKVAAAAINQAAIARKSDGGLSGYSTGLTGLNTKMGGLHKSDLIILAGRPAMGKSALATNIAFHVATTTRTGETAAPVAFFSLEMSAEQLGIRILSERAQIDSNSIRQGQLSSEEFDRLIEASDALSTAPFFIDDTPALSVSQVASRARRMKRTGGLGLIVIDYLQMLAPQLGVRPENRVQEISNISRALKAMAKELDVPVLALSQLSRAVEQREDKRPNLSDLRESGSIEQDADVVLFVYRDEYYLAKKEPERESHESEEKFNLRYDLYRERLEKAHNKAEVIIGKQRHGPTGLIELHFEKSLTKFSDLTDAAQIPEGF, encoded by the coding sequence ATGTCTGAAGAAACAAGCAACATCGAAGCCTTTCCCGGAGGCATGGCAACCGTCGGCGGCATTCCAACGGCCCGCCAACTGCCAAACAACCTCCCGGCTGAACAGAATCTTCTTGGCGCCCTGCTGCTCGACAATGATGTCATGGAACGCATTGACGACAGGTTGCGGGCCGAACATTTCTATGACCCGCTTCATGGCCGGATCTTTGCCACCATGATGCGGCTGATTGATCGCGGACAGCTGGCAAATCCAGTCACCCTAAAAACCTTCTTCAGCGCCACCGAGGCAGGTCAGACAACCGAGATCGAGGATTATCTGGGCGAGCTTGCGGATGGCGTGATCAGTCTGGCGCAGGCGCCCGACTATTCGGCCACCATCTATGAAACGCATCTTCGCCGCGAATTGATCCGCATTGGCGATGACGTCATCACCGACGCCAACCACCCCGATGTCGATGTTTCCGCGATGACACAGATTGAGACCGCCGAGGCAAAGCTGTTCCAGCTTGCCGAAGCCGGCGAAGCAAGTGTCGGGCTGAAATCCTTTGAAAAAGTCGCGGCGGCGGCAATCAACCAGGCGGCGATTGCCCGCAAGAGCGATGGCGGCCTGTCCGGCTACAGCACGGGTCTTACCGGCCTGAACACCAAGATGGGTGGCCTTCACAAATCCGACCTGATCATCCTTGCCGGCCGCCCGGCAATGGGTAAATCGGCGCTGGCGACCAATATCGCCTTTCATGTGGCGACCACGACCAGGACCGGCGAGACGGCAGCCCCGGTGGCGTTCTTCTCGCTGGAGATGTCGGCCGAACAGCTTGGCATCAGGATTCTCAGTGAACGCGCGCAGATTGATTCGAACAGCATCCGACAGGGCCAACTGTCGAGCGAGGAGTTTGACCGCCTGATTGAGGCCAGTGACGCGCTGTCGACAGCCCCTTTCTTTATCGATGATACGCCGGCGCTGTCGGTATCGCAGGTGGCAAGCCGGGCCCGCCGGATGAAACGCACCGGCGGACTGGGCCTGATTGTGATCGATTATCTCCAAATGCTGGCACCGCAGCTTGGCGTACGTCCGGAAAACCGCGTTCAGGAAATCTCGAATATCAGCCGCGCGCTCAAGGCCATGGCCAAGGAACTGGATGTTCCGGTGCTGGCGCTCTCGCAGCTGTCGCGTGCTGTCGAACAGCGCGAAGACAAGCGCCCGAACCTGTCGGACCTCCGCGAATCAGGATCCATCGAGCAGGATGCCGATGTCGTGCTGTTCGTCTATCGCGATGAATATTACCTCGCCAAGAAAGAACCGGAGCGTGAATCCCACGAAAGTGAAGAGAAATTCAATCTTCGTTATGATCTGTATCGTGAACGGCTGGAAAAGGCGCATAACAAGGCCGAGGTGATTATCGGCAAACAGCGCCACGGTCCGACCGGGCTGATTGAACTGCATTTTGAGAAATCACTGACCAAATTCAGCGATCTCACCGACGCAGCGCAGATTCCCGAAGGTTTTTAG
- the rplI gene encoding 50S ribosomal protein L9: MEIILLERVEKLGQMGDVVSVKPGYARNYLLPQGKALRANRVNREKFETEKAQREADNLARRSDAETESAKMDGLAVSMVRAASEMGQLFGSVTSRDISDAVTEAGFTIARTQVVMDKSIKTLGLHDIRIRLHPEVTVTVTVNVARSLDEAETQLRTGVAVTGLADDDDDDYGNEVASEEATREEAPAIEASAPEADAEAETAETETASDDAAGDDSEA, translated from the coding sequence ATGGAAATCATCCTGCTCGAACGAGTCGAAAAGCTTGGCCAGATGGGCGATGTCGTATCGGTAAAGCCCGGCTATGCGCGCAACTACCTGCTGCCACAGGGCAAGGCGCTTCGCGCCAACAGGGTAAATCGCGAAAAGTTTGAAACCGAAAAGGCACAGCGCGAAGCTGACAATCTTGCCCGTCGGTCGGACGCTGAAACCGAATCCGCCAAGATGGACGGCCTTGCCGTAAGCATGGTCCGGGCCGCGTCCGAAATGGGCCAGCTGTTCGGTTCGGTCACCTCGCGTGACATTTCGGATGCCGTAACCGAGGCCGGGTTCACCATTGCCCGCACCCAGGTTGTCATGGACAAGTCGATCAAGACACTTGGCCTGCACGACATTCGTATCCGTCTGCACCCCGAAGTCACTGTGACAGTCACCGTCAATGTCGCACGTTCGCTTGACGAAGCCGAAACCCAGCTTCGCACCGGCGTTGCCGTGACCGGCCTTGCCGACGATGACGACGATGACTACGGCAACGAGGTGGCCAGTGAAGAGGCAACCCGTGAAGAGGCTCCGGCCATCGAGGCAAGCGCCCCAGAAGCCGACGCCGAGGCCGAGACTGCCGAAACAGAAACCGCATCCGACGATGCGGCCGGTGATGACTCGGAGGCCTGA
- the rpsR gene encoding 30S ribosomal protein S18, translating to MTQLEIKREAVRRPFGRRRKSCPFSGPNAQTIDYKDTKLLARYTSERGKIVPSRISAVSAKKQRELAVAIKRSRFLALMPYVTS from the coding sequence ATGACCCAGCTCGAAATCAAACGCGAAGCCGTTCGTCGTCCCTTTGGGCGTCGTCGCAAATCCTGCCCGTTCTCGGGACCGAACGCGCAGACAATCGACTACAAGGACACCAAGCTGTTGGCCCGCTACACATCGGAGCGTGGCAAGATCGTGCCATCACGCATTTCAGCCGTTTCGGCGAAAAAGCAGCGTGAACTGGCCGTTGCCATCAAGCGTTCGCGGTTCCTGGCACTGATGCCATACGTGACCTCGTAA
- the rpsF gene encoding 30S ribosomal protein S6 — MRLYESVFIARQDISSTQVETMADEFAGIITEAGGKIHKREYWGLRSLAYRIKKNRKGHYIMFNLETDAATLKEYERIMGLNEDVLRFLNIRIEEVEEGPSIIMQNKGDRGERGDRGERGDRGDRGSRPPRAESAKAEESADAPAEDTETEE, encoded by the coding sequence ATGCGCTTGTATGAAAGCGTCTTCATTGCGCGCCAGGATATTTCGTCCACACAGGTCGAAACAATGGCCGATGAATTTGCCGGCATCATCACCGAGGCCGGTGGCAAAATCCACAAACGTGAATATTGGGGTCTGCGGTCGCTTGCCTATCGGATCAAGAAGAACCGCAAGGGCCACTACATCATGTTCAACCTCGAGACAGATGCTGCCACTCTGAAGGAGTATGAGCGGATCATGGGGCTGAACGAGGATGTTCTTCGGTTCCTGAACATTCGCATTGAAGAGGTCGAGGAAGGCCCGTCCATCATCATGCAGAACAAGGGTGATCGGGGCGAGCGCGGTGACCGTGGCGAGCGCGGTGACCGTGGCGACCGGGGATCCCGTCCACCACGCGCGGAGTCGGCAAAGGCTGAAGAGTCTGCTGACGCGCCTGCCGAAGACACCGAGACCGAGGAGTAG
- the fabD gene encoding ACP S-malonyltransferase: MMADKILFQFPGQGSQAVGMGGSLAAAFPEARAVFDEVNDALGEDLFALMQDGPEDDLRLTRNAQPALFAASMAGLAVLQKAAGRDITELADFVAGHSLGEYSALAAAGTLSISDAARLLRLRGDSMQGAVPAGEGAMAAILNAEEEVVNEIVADAAASGVIQFANDNAPGQIVVSGAAAAVDHAIESAKERGIRRAIKLPVSAPFHCSMMQPAADAMAEALATASMNDAAVPVFCNVTAATETNADILRQNLVTQVTGRVRWRETLLAASTAGVSRFVEIGTGKVLSGLVKRTLDDVTMVNLDGADDLDLVLAEL; encoded by the coding sequence ATGATGGCGGACAAAATCCTTTTTCAGTTTCCCGGTCAGGGGTCTCAGGCCGTTGGCATGGGCGGGTCGCTTGCCGCTGCATTTCCCGAGGCTCGTGCGGTCTTTGACGAGGTGAATGACGCGCTTGGCGAGGATTTGTTTGCGCTTATGCAGGACGGTCCGGAGGATGATCTTCGTCTGACGCGCAATGCACAGCCGGCCCTGTTTGCCGCCTCTATGGCGGGGCTGGCAGTGCTGCAAAAGGCGGCCGGGCGCGACATTACGGAACTGGCGGATTTTGTGGCCGGTCATTCCCTTGGTGAATATTCCGCGCTGGCGGCGGCAGGAACCCTGTCAATATCCGATGCGGCGCGGCTTTTGCGGCTGCGCGGTGACAGCATGCAGGGTGCCGTACCGGCGGGTGAAGGGGCTATGGCCGCCATTCTGAACGCCGAGGAAGAGGTGGTGAACGAGATTGTTGCGGACGCGGCTGCAAGTGGCGTGATCCAGTTTGCGAATGACAATGCCCCGGGACAGATTGTCGTCAGTGGCGCTGCCGCCGCAGTGGACCATGCCATCGAATCCGCCAAGGAACGCGGTATCCGGCGCGCCATAAAGCTTCCTGTGAGTGCCCCATTCCACTGCAGCATGATGCAACCGGCCGCCGATGCGATGGCCGAAGCCCTGGCAACTGCCAGCATGAATGATGCAGCGGTCCCGGTCTTCTGCAACGTCACAGCGGCGACTGAAACCAATGCGGATATCCTGCGACAGAATCTGGTGACACAGGTCACCGGTCGCGTTCGCTGGCGCGAGACGCTTCTTGCCGCCAGCACGGCGGGGGTGTCCCGGTTTGTCGAGATTGGTACCGGCAAGGTTCTGTCGGGACTGGTGAAGCGTACGCTGGATGATGTCACGATGGTCAATCTTGATGGTGCGGACGATCTGGACTTGGTGCTGGCCGAACTGTAG
- the fabG gene encoding 3-oxoacyl-[acyl-carrier-protein] reductase, with protein sequence MFDLSGNTALITGASGGIGTAIARTLHAGGASVVLHGTRAERLAALAQELGQNAHVVTANLADRGEAAGLIDAAVEAAGAPVSILVNNAGITRDNLAMRMKDEEWDEVLDVNMTAAMAITRASLRGMMKARHGRIISISSIVGVTGNPGQANYAASKAGMIGFSKALAAEVASRGITVNVVAPGFIETPMTDALGESQREALLGRVPVGRLGTAEEVASAVHYLASNESAYITGSTIHVNGGMAML encoded by the coding sequence ATGTTTGATCTGTCAGGCAATACCGCGCTGATTACCGGCGCAAGCGGTGGAATTGGCACAGCGATTGCCAGAACCCTTCACGCTGGCGGCGCTTCGGTTGTTCTGCATGGAACCCGAGCCGAACGTCTGGCCGCGCTGGCGCAGGAGCTTGGGCAGAATGCGCATGTTGTCACCGCCAATCTGGCTGACCGCGGCGAGGCGGCCGGCCTGATTGATGCCGCCGTCGAGGCGGCCGGCGCACCTGTTTCCATTCTGGTCAACAATGCCGGGATCACCCGCGACAATCTGGCGATGCGGATGAAGGACGAGGAATGGGACGAAGTTCTCGACGTCAACATGACCGCAGCGATGGCGATTACGCGTGCGTCGCTGCGCGGCATGATGAAGGCCCGCCATGGGCGGATCATTTCCATTTCTTCGATTGTCGGTGTGACCGGCAATCCCGGTCAGGCCAATTATGCCGCTTCAAAGGCCGGGATGATCGGCTTCAGCAAGGCGCTTGCCGCCGAAGTGGCAAGTCGCGGCATCACGGTCAATGTCGTCGCGCCAGGCTTTATCGAGACACCGATGACCGATGCTCTTGGCGAATCCCAGCGCGAGGCACTGCTTGGACGGGTGCCGGTCGGGCGACTGGGTACGGCCGAAGAGGTGGCCTCGGCTGTACACTACCTTGCCAGTAACGAGTCCGCCTACATCACCGGATCGACCATTCATGTGAATGGCGGGATGGCCATGCTATAA
- a CDS encoding acyl carrier protein, protein MSDISDRVRNIVVEHLGVDADKVVDGASFIDDLGADSLDTVELVMAFEEEFGVEIPDDAAERILTVKDAVSFLEESAA, encoded by the coding sequence ATGAGCGATATTTCAGATCGTGTGCGGAACATCGTGGTAGAACATCTTGGCGTTGACGCCGACAAGGTTGTCGATGGCGCAAGCTTCATCGATGATCTTGGTGCTGACAGCCTCGACACTGTCGAGCTGGTCATGGCATTCGAAGAGGAGTTCGGTGTTGAAATCCCGGACGACGCTGCCGAGCGCATTCTGACCGTGAAGGACGCCGTGTCCTTCCTGGAAGAGAGCGCCGCCTAA
- the fabF gene encoding beta-ketoacyl-ACP synthase II encodes MRRVVVTGLGMVTPLGVGVDRNWSQILAGKSGISRITRFDVDDISCQIAGQVPGADEDGGLNLDDFIDPREQRRQDRFIQLGVVAAQLAVEDSGWKPEDRESQNRTGVMIGSGIGGLETIVKTDQLMSERGTRKISPFFIPSALINLVSGHVSIKYGFRGPNHAVVTACSTGAHAIGDAARMVALDDADVMVAGGAEAAVCRIGMAGFAAARALSTSYNDQPEKGSRPWDKGRDGFVMGEGAGIVVLEELEHAKARGATIYAEVKGYGMSGDAYHITAPAEDGDGGFRAMQAALKRAGLAPTDIDYVNAHGTSTPLGDLIEAGAVRRLLGDAVGSVSMSSTKSATGHLLGAAGAIEAIYSVKAVQTGEVPPTLNLEDPEDAVADFDLVPLKSRKRDVRNAMSNSFGFGGTNASLIIGQVT; translated from the coding sequence GTGCGACGCGTAGTTGTCACCGGTCTTGGAATGGTCACCCCGCTAGGTGTCGGGGTTGATCGTAATTGGTCGCAGATTCTGGCCGGGAAAAGCGGTATATCCCGTATCACCCGGTTCGATGTTGACGATATTTCCTGTCAGATTGCCGGCCAGGTGCCTGGTGCGGACGAAGATGGCGGCCTGAACCTTGACGATTTCATCGATCCCCGCGAACAGCGCCGCCAGGACAGGTTCATCCAGCTTGGTGTGGTCGCAGCGCAGCTTGCCGTAGAAGATTCCGGCTGGAAGCCAGAGGACCGCGAATCACAGAATCGTACCGGCGTCATGATCGGATCCGGTATTGGTGGTCTTGAGACAATTGTGAAGACCGACCAGCTGATGAGCGAGCGCGGCACCCGCAAGATCAGTCCGTTTTTCATTCCTTCGGCGCTGATCAATCTGGTGTCAGGTCATGTGTCGATCAAATATGGGTTTCGCGGCCCGAACCATGCTGTGGTTACGGCCTGTTCGACCGGTGCGCACGCCATTGGCGATGCGGCGCGCATGGTCGCGCTTGATGATGCCGATGTGATGGTCGCCGGCGGGGCCGAGGCAGCAGTGTGCCGGATCGGCATGGCCGGGTTTGCCGCCGCCAGGGCGTTGTCCACCAGCTATAATGACCAGCCTGAAAAAGGGTCTCGGCCCTGGGACAAGGGCCGCGACGGCTTTGTCATGGGCGAGGGGGCCGGCATTGTCGTCCTTGAAGAGCTTGAGCATGCAAAGGCGCGTGGCGCGACAATCTATGCCGAGGTCAAGGGCTATGGCATGTCGGGTGATGCCTATCATATCACCGCGCCGGCAGAGGATGGTGACGGGGGGTTCCGCGCCATGCAGGCGGCATTGAAGCGGGCCGGCCTTGCGCCGACCGATATCGACTATGTCAACGCACATGGTACATCGACGCCGCTCGGCGACCTGATCGAGGCTGGCGCTGTTCGCCGTCTTCTTGGCGATGCCGTCGGATCCGTCTCGATGTCCTCGACAAAGAGCGCAACAGGCCATCTACTTGGCGCGGCGGGCGCGATTGAGGCCATCTATTCGGTCAAGGCCGTGCAGACTGGTGAAGTGCCGCCGACCCTGAACCTCGAGGATCCCGAGGATGCGGTGGCGGATTTCGACCTTGTGCCGCTGAAGTCGCGCAAGCGCGATGTTCGCAACGCCATGTCAAACTCCTTTGGGTTTGGTGGCACCAACGCATCGCTGATTATCGGCCAGGTCACCTGA
- the mltG gene encoding endolytic transglycosylase MltG: MLRSAARLMIRTVGLLGLLTALVAGGWFVVDRMIVQADGPHQDSVLIQISPGDGHATIRWALKRGGVIRDLYHYDAARIMAGTSFVPKEGEFEIPPRASLAVIMDIIHAGRSYQRRFTVIEGMTSADIASVLRENENFSGEITVPMEEGSLLPETYFYTRGTSRDAMLARMQEKRELALAEAWIDRSPDLPYESPRDALILASIIELETADSAERLEVAGVFVNRLKRGMRLQSDPTVLYGVETGANRPIRKSDLKRRTEWNTYVIKGLPKTPICNPSLESINAALAPAQTRNLYFVSDGKGGLRFARTLDEHNRNVRLFREAQRKAGLRDD, translated from the coding sequence ATGCTTCGATCCGCCGCCCGGCTGATGATCCGGACGGTGGGGCTGCTCGGCCTCCTGACCGCCCTTGTGGCAGGTGGCTGGTTTGTGGTCGACAGGATGATTGTCCAGGCTGACGGCCCGCATCAGGACAGTGTACTGATCCAGATATCGCCCGGTGACGGTCATGCCACCATCCGGTGGGCGCTGAAGCGTGGCGGCGTGATTCGTGACCTCTATCATTATGACGCCGCCCGTATCATGGCGGGAACGTCCTTTGTGCCGAAAGAGGGCGAGTTCGAAATTCCGCCACGGGCCAGTCTGGCCGTTATCATGGACATTATCCATGCCGGCCGCAGCTATCAGCGGCGCTTTACCGTTATCGAAGGCATGACATCGGCCGATATTGCCTCTGTGCTTCGTGAAAACGAGAATTTTTCCGGTGAGATCACAGTGCCGATGGAAGAGGGTAGTTTGCTGCCCGAAACCTATTTCTACACCCGTGGCACAAGCCGCGATGCAATGCTGGCACGGATGCAGGAAAAGCGGGAACTGGCGCTTGCCGAAGCCTGGATTGACCGGTCGCCGGATCTGCCATACGAGTCGCCTCGTGATGCGCTGATCCTTGCCTCCATCATCGAGCTTGAAACCGCTGACAGCGCTGAAAGGCTGGAAGTGGCCGGTGTCTTTGTCAACAGGCTGAAACGCGGCATGCGGCTACAATCCGATCCGACGGTTCTCTATGGCGTCGAAACCGGGGCCAATCGTCCTATCCGCAAGTCTGATCTGAAACGCAGGACAGAATGGAATACCTATGTCATCAAGGGGTTGCCAAAGACGCCGATCTGCAATCCAAGCCTTGAATCGATCAATGCCGCGCTGGCGCCGGCGCAAACCAGGAATCTCTATTTCGTGTCTGACGGCAAGGGTGGGTTGAGATTTGCAAGGACGCTGGACGAACATAACCGGAATGTAAGATTATTCCGCGAAGCACAACGAAAAGCTGGTCTTCGAGACGATTGA
- the gmk gene encoding guanylate kinase produces the protein MTGTTQTGAAAGRRGLMLVLSSPSGAGKTSIARQLLAEDANLTLSVSATTRPARPNEVDGRDYHFVDQARFDEMIASDSFLEYATVFGNSYGTPKADVMAVLDVGGDVLFDIDWQGTQQVANAAADDLVSVFILPPSRAALQARLEARAADSVEVVASRMAKASDEISHYREYDYIVVNDDLEESVRSVRAILAAERLRRDRQTGMTAFVRTLQAEGD, from the coding sequence ATGACGGGAACTACGCAGACAGGCGCTGCGGCCGGCCGCCGGGGACTTATGCTGGTACTGTCCTCCCCCTCCGGGGCGGGAAAGACCTCAATTGCGCGCCAGCTATTGGCTGAAGATGCGAATCTGACACTCTCTGTTTCGGCGACAACAAGGCCTGCGCGCCCAAACGAGGTCGATGGTCGAGACTATCATTTTGTTGATCAGGCGCGGTTTGACGAGATGATCGCGTCGGATTCCTTTCTGGAATATGCGACGGTGTTCGGTAACTCCTATGGCACCCCGAAGGCGGATGTGATGGCGGTTCTGGATGTCGGGGGAGACGTTCTGTTCGACATTGACTGGCAGGGCACCCAGCAGGTTGCCAATGCGGCGGCTGACGATCTGGTGTCGGTTTTCATTCTGCCGCCATCCCGGGCGGCATTGCAGGCCCGGCTCGAGGCGCGGGCTGCGGACAGCGTGGAAGTCGTCGCGTCCCGCATGGCCAAGGCGTCCGATGAAATCAGCCATTACCGCGAATATGACTATATCGTCGTGAATGACGATCTGGAGGAGTCGGTCAGGTCCGTACGCGCCATTCTGGCGGCAGAACGGCTGCGGCGTGACCGGCAGACCGGCATGACGGCGTTCGTACGCACACTTCAGGCTGAAGGTGACTGA
- the rsmA gene encoding 16S rRNA (adenine(1518)-N(6)/adenine(1519)-N(6))-dimethyltransferase RsmA, which translates to MSPAETGFDNTPIEALPSLKQLVGELDMRARKSLGQNFLFDLNLTRRIARSAGGLNGTTIEVGPGPGGLTRALLLEGAQKVVAIEKDFRASTVLASLLSAAGDRLDLVEADALKTPLWEIGDAPRRIVANLPYNIATTLLIQWLGHAIAFESLTLMFQKEVAERITAQPGDSAFGRLSILTGWIADATILFDIPPDAFVPAPKVTSSVVHIRPLAAPRHECDRAALEHVTRLAFGQRRKMLRASLKPIGGEALLNRAGIDPQGRPQDLDIAAFCRLAREVELPAQGQSPSA; encoded by the coding sequence ATGTCGCCAGCTGAAACAGGTTTCGACAACACCCCTATCGAGGCCTTGCCATCGCTGAAACAGCTTGTTGGCGAGCTGGATATGCGGGCGCGAAAATCGCTTGGTCAGAATTTCCTGTTCGACCTGAACCTGACCCGGCGCATTGCACGCAGTGCCGGTGGACTGAACGGCACCACCATCGAGGTTGGACCGGGACCGGGCGGACTGACACGCGCATTGCTACTTGAAGGCGCGCAGAAGGTCGTCGCCATTGAGAAGGATTTTCGCGCCAGCACCGTGCTTGCCTCGCTTCTGTCTGCGGCCGGCGATCGTCTTGATCTCGTCGAAGCTGACGCGCTGAAGACGCCGCTGTGGGAAATCGGGGATGCACCGCGCCGGATCGTTGCCAACCTGCCCTACAACATTGCAACAACATTGCTGATTCAGTGGCTTGGCCACGCGATAGCCTTTGAGTCCCTGACCCTGATGTTTCAGAAGGAGGTTGCCGAGAGAATCACCGCGCAACCAGGCGACAGCGCGTTCGGGCGCCTCAGCATTCTGACTGGCTGGATAGCTGACGCCACCATTCTGTTCGACATTCCGCCAGATGCCTTTGTGCCGGCACCAAAGGTAACATCATCTGTGGTGCATATCAGACCACTGGCGGCACCACGTCATGAATGCGACAGGGCGGCGCTGGAACATGTAACGCGGCTTGCCTTTGGCCAGCGCCGCAAAATGCTGCGTGCATCCTTGAAACCGATTGGCGGCGAGGCGCTGCTGAACCGTGCTGGCATCGATCCGCAGGGGCGGCCACAGGATCTCGACATTGCCGCCTTCTGCCGTCTGGCGCGAGAGGTTGAGCTACCAGCGCAGGGTCAGTCACCTTCAGCCTGA